In the Paraflavitalea devenefica genome, one interval contains:
- a CDS encoding DUF4256 domain-containing protein, with protein MSNTKSNKKELSREQREELLKVLKARFDKNKVRHKGLEWDKVQAKLEANPKKLWSLDEMEITGGEPDVIGYDKKTGEYIFCDCSAESPKGRRSICYDGEALESRKEHKPKNSAIDMAAEMGIELLTEEQYRELQQLGAFDTKTSSWVQTPAAIRELGGALFCDRRYDHVFVYHNGADSYYGARAFRGSLRV; from the coding sequence ATGAGCAACACTAAAAGCAATAAAAAGGAGTTGTCACGGGAACAACGTGAAGAACTACTCAAAGTATTGAAAGCCCGTTTTGATAAAAACAAGGTGCGCCATAAAGGCCTTGAATGGGATAAAGTACAGGCAAAGCTGGAAGCTAATCCTAAAAAACTGTGGTCGCTCGATGAAATGGAAATAACCGGCGGTGAACCGGATGTTATTGGTTATGATAAAAAGACGGGCGAATACATTTTCTGTGATTGTTCCGCGGAAAGTCCTAAAGGCCGCAGAAGTATTTGTTACGACGGTGAGGCATTGGAGTCAAGGAAAGAACATAAACCGAAAAATAGCGCTATAGATATGGCAGCCGAGATGGGCATTGAGCTTTTAACGGAAGAACAATACCGGGAGCTGCAGCAACTTGGAGCGTTCGATACGAAAACATCAAGCTGGGTACAAACTCCTGCTGCTATCAGAGAACTCGGCGGCGCCCTCTTTTGTGATCGCCGCTACGACCATGTCTTCGTATACCACAATGGTGCAGACTCTTACTATGGCGCCAGGGCATTCCGTGGCTCGCTCAGGGTCTGA
- a CDS encoding YdeI/OmpD-associated family protein: MNPKVDFYFSKDNKWQKELEKLRTITLACGLNEELKWGCPCYTFEDRNIVLIHVFKEYCALLFFKGALLNDPNGILVQQTKNVQSARQIRFTSVREIVEKVSVLKAYIYEAIEVERAGLKVKLKTTAEYRIPAEFQKKLDKNRALKTAFEALTPGRQRAYIFYFSAAKQSKTRESRVEKYLPKILNGKGLED, encoded by the coding sequence ATGAATCCCAAAGTTGATTTTTACTTCAGTAAAGACAATAAATGGCAAAAAGAGTTGGAAAAGCTGAGAACCATCACGCTCGCCTGCGGACTGAACGAAGAATTGAAGTGGGGTTGCCCCTGTTACACATTTGAGGATAGGAACATCGTCTTAATACATGTGTTTAAAGAATACTGTGCGCTGCTGTTTTTTAAAGGAGCCCTGTTAAATGATCCCAACGGTATCCTGGTCCAGCAAACGAAGAACGTTCAGTCGGCACGCCAGATCCGGTTCACCAGTGTGCGGGAAATAGTTGAAAAAGTATCTGTCCTGAAGGCCTATATTTATGAAGCCATTGAGGTGGAAAGAGCCGGTTTGAAAGTGAAACTTAAAACGACTGCAGAATACAGGATCCCTGCAGAATTTCAAAAGAAATTAGATAAGAACCGCGCCCTGAAAACTGCCTTTGAGGCATTGACGCCAGGGCGTCAAAGAGCCTACATTTTTTATTTTTCAGCAGCCAAACAATCCAAAACCCGGGAATCAAGGGTGGAAAAATATTTGCCTAAAATTCTCAATGGAAAGGGATTAGAAGATTAG
- a CDS encoding DoxX family protein: MTKRNKIIYWIATIWLALGMLSTGMVQLLKVKSETDFIINLGYPAYFLTILGISKIVGVVIVLIPKFPLLKEWAYAGFFFTMSGAIFSHIASGSAISEILPPVLLLVLTAVSWYFRPVSRKIVLVNQ; encoded by the coding sequence ATGACAAAGAGAAATAAAATCATCTATTGGATTGCCACCATCTGGCTTGCCCTGGGCATGCTGTCAACTGGCATGGTACAGCTTTTAAAAGTGAAATCTGAAACGGATTTTATTATAAATTTGGGATATCCTGCCTATTTCCTAACTATACTGGGTATCTCTAAAATAGTGGGCGTTGTAATAGTGCTGATCCCTAAATTCCCTTTACTGAAGGAATGGGCATATGCCGGCTTTTTCTTTACCATGTCGGGAGCTATCTTTTCGCACATTGCATCAGGCAGTGCCATCAGTGAAATACTGCCCCCGGTGCTGTTGTTGGTCCTGACTGCGGTATCGTGGTATTTCAGGCCGGTGAGTAGAAAAATCGTTTTGGTTAATCAATAA
- a CDS encoding SRPBCC family protein, with the protein MERKTKIHAEAGKQELTITREFDLPLELLFKAYEEAEIVEQWMGTKVLKLENKKHGGWQFQTTDAQGNVVFQANGVIHEFVPNQKITRTFEMDNAPFDVQLEFLEFEKLTDDTSKLNMQIVYRTIELRDQMLKLPFEYGLNMAHNQLEQVLSKLK; encoded by the coding sequence ATGGAAAGAAAAACAAAGATCCATGCCGAAGCCGGCAAACAGGAATTAACGATAACCAGGGAGTTTGATCTGCCATTGGAGCTGCTTTTTAAAGCCTATGAAGAGGCGGAAATTGTTGAACAATGGATGGGGACGAAAGTGCTGAAGCTTGAAAATAAGAAGCACGGCGGCTGGCAATTTCAAACAACAGATGCCCAGGGAAACGTGGTATTTCAGGCCAATGGCGTCATCCATGAGTTTGTGCCAAACCAGAAGATCACCCGGACATTTGAAATGGACAATGCCCCTTTTGACGTTCAGCTTGAGTTCCTGGAATTTGAAAAACTTACCGACGACACCAGCAAACTCAATATGCAAATAGTATACAGAACAATCGAACTGAGGGATCAAATGCTGAAGTTGCCTTTTGAATATGGCTTAAATATGGCACATAACCAATTAGAACAGGTCTTAAGCAAATTAAAATAA
- a CDS encoding ArsR/SmtB family transcription factor, producing the protein MNLRRDVFQAIADPTRRAILLLVASQAMTAGTIASNFDTARPTVSKHLQILTECELLEQEQNGREIYYHLNPQKMKEIADFIEPFRQLWDDRFNKLEAIMKKYKPKK; encoded by the coding sequence ATGAACCTAAGACGAGACGTATTTCAAGCCATAGCAGACCCCACCAGAAGGGCTATACTGTTATTGGTAGCCTCCCAAGCCATGACCGCAGGGACCATAGCCTCCAATTTTGACACCGCCAGACCCACCGTTTCAAAACACCTGCAGATACTCACGGAGTGCGAATTGCTTGAACAAGAGCAAAATGGCAGGGAGATCTACTATCACTTAAACCCACAAAAGATGAAAGAAATAGCAGACTTTATAGAGCCATTCCGCCAATTGTGGGATGACCGGTTCAATAAACTGGAAGCCATCATGAAAAAATACAAACCCAAAAAATAG